The DNA window GTGACACGCCATGCGTGTCATCGATAGCCCATCCGCAAGCCACGCCGTTGCCGTGGATTTTCCCGTGGCCACCGATCACCTGTCGAAGGTGGGGCGGGGTGGGTTTGCGGGACCGTAGAAAACATGGATGTTTTCTACGAGCCCCCATGGATGGGTTTACGGCGTGTCCCGCAAACCCATCCCGGCCCGCCAAACCAGGAAGGCCGTGAACCGAAGGCTGTTCGCACGAATCCAACAGCAGCCGGGCAAGCCCGGCTCTACGTGATCGCGATCAATCGCCCAGCGTCAGCAGCGACGCATTACCGCCGGCAGCCGTCGTGTTCACCGTCACCGTCTTCTCGGTAGCGAAACGCAGCAGGTAGTGCGGGCCGCCGGCCTTCGGACCCGTGCCCGACAGGCCCTGGCCGCCGAACGGCTGCACGCCCACCACCGCGCCGATCTGGTTGCGGTTCACGTACACGTTGCCCACGTTCACCCGCGACGAGATGCGGTCAACCGTTTCATCGATGCGCGAATGCACGCCCAGGGTCAGGCCGTAGCCGGTGGCGTTGATCTGGTCGATCACCGCGTCCAGCTGATCGCCCTTCCAGCGGATCAGGTGCAGCACCGGTCCGAAGATCTCCTTGTGCAGCTGGTCCAGGCTCTTCAGCTCGTACGCGCGCGGCGCGAAGAACGTGCCGTGTGCCGCCGCTTCGCTCAGCTCCGCCGCCGCGATCAGGCGCGCTTCCTTCTCCATCCGCACCGTGTGGTCGCGCAGGATCTGCAGCGCGTCCGCATCGATCACCGGACCCACGTCGGTCGACAGCAGGCCCGGATCGCCGATCTTCAGCTCCGCCATCGCGCCCGCCAGCATCGTCATCACCTTGTCGGCAATGTCGTCCTGCACGAACAGCACGCGTGCCGCCGAGCAGCGCTGGCCCGCCGAAGTGAACGCTGAACCGATCGCATCCTTCACCAGCTGTTCCGGCAGTGCCGACGAATCGGCAATGAACGCATTCTGGCCGCCCGTTTCCGCAATCAGCACGCCAATCGCCGCATCACGCGCCGCCATCGCACGGTTGATCGCACGCGCTGTCTCGGTCGAACCGGTGAACGCCACGCCCGCCACGCGCGGGTCGGCGGTCAGCGCCGCACCCACCGTCGCGCCGTCGCCCGGCAGGAACTGCACCACGCCTTCCGGCACGCCCGCGTCCAGCAGCAGCTTTACCGCGTAGTAGCCAATCAGGTTGGTCTGCTCCGCCGGCTTGGCAATCACGCTGTTACCCGCAGCCAGCGCCGCAGCCACCTGGCCCAGGAAGATCGCCAGCGGGAAGTTCCACGGGCTGATGCACACGAACACGCCGCGGCCATGCAGCTGCAGTTCGTTCGATTCGCCGGTCGGGCTCGGCAGCTTTTCGGCATGGCCGAACTGCTCGCGGGCCTGCTTGGCGTAGTAACGCAGGAAGTCCACCGCCTCGCGCACTTCCGCGATGCTGTCCGGCAGGCTCTTGCCCGCTTCCTTCACGCACAGCGCCATGAACTCCGGCAGGCGTGCTTCCAGCTGATCTGCGGCGTGTTCCAGGATCGCCGCGCGGCTCGCGGCCGGCGTGCGGTTCCACTGGGGCTGCGCCGCCACTGCGTTCACCAGCGCCTTTTCAACGGTGGCGCTGTCGGCGGCCTGCCACTGGCCCACCACCTGGCGGTTGTCGGCCGGGTTGATCACGTTGATCTGCGCACCGGTCGGCTGTGCGCCCGGCACCAGCGGCGCTGCCTGCCACGGCTTCACCGCCGCGTTGAGCTGCTCGGCCAGAGCGCGCAGATCGTTGTCGTTGGCGAGATTGACGCCCATGGAGTTCTTCCTGTCGTGGTTCTGGCTGCGCAGCAGGTCAACCGGCAGCGGGATTTTCGGGTGCGGAATGGAATCGAACGAAGACACGGCTTCAACCGGATCGCGGATCAGGTCATCAATGGCCACGTCTTCGTCGGTGATGCGGTTGACGAAGCTCGAGTTTGCGCCGTTTTCCAGCAGGCGGCGCACCAGGTACGGCAGCAGGTCCTCATGCGAGCCCACCGGCGCGTACACGCGGCACGGCACGTTCAGACGGTTGGCCGGCACCACTTCGGCATACAGGTCATCGCCCATGCCGTGCAGCTTCTGGTGCTCGTACTGGCCGCCCTTGGCAATCGCCTTCACCGCCGCGATGGTGTGCGCGTTGTGGGTGGCGAACATCGGGTAGATCGCATCGGCGTGGGTGAACAGCCGCTTCGCGCACGCCAGGTACGACACGTCGGTGTTCTGCTTGCGGGTGAACACCGGGTAGGCCGGCAGACCGTCGATCTGCGCGCGCTTGATCTCCGCGTCCCAGTACGCGCCCTTGACCAGGCGCACCTGCAGGCGGCGGCCGATGCGGCGGGCCAGGTCGGCCAGGTAGTCGATCGTGTACGGGGTGCGCTTCTGGTACGCCTGCACCACCACGCCGAAACCTTCCCAGCCCACCAGCGAAGCATCGCTCACCACCGCTTCAATGATGTCCAGCGACAGTTCCAGGCGGTCGGTTTCCTCGGCGTCCACCGTGCAACCAATGCCGTACGACTTGGCCAGCTGCGCCAGTTCCAGCACGCCCGGCACCAGGTCGGCCATCACGCGCGCGCGCTTGGCGTGCTCGTAGCGCGGGTACAGCGCCGACAGCTTGATCGAGATGCCCGGGGCCGAGTTCACGTCGCCGTCCGGACGGCCGCCACGGGCCTTGTGGTCGCCACCGATGGAGTGGATCGCGCGGCGGTAGTCTTCCAGGTAACGCTTGGCGTCCTTCATGGTCAGCGCGCCTTCGCCGAGCATGTCGAACGAATAGCGGTAGCTGGCGTTGTCACCCTTGTGCGAGCGCGACAGCGCTTCGTCAATGGTGCGGCCCATCACGAACTGATGGCCCATGATCTTCATCGCCTGACGCACGGCCAGACGCACCACCGGCTCGCCCACGCGGCCCATCAGGCGCGCGAACGCGCCCGGCACGTCGGCGCGGGTGGCGTCGTTGATGTTGACGATGTGGCCGGTGAGCATCAGGCCCCAGGTGGAGGCATTGACCAGCACCGAATCGCTGCCGCCCAGATGCTTCTTCCAGTCGGCCTCGCCCAGCTTGTCGCGAATGAGCTTGTCAGCGGTGTCCTGGTCCGGAATGCGCAGCAGGGCTTCGGCCACGCACATCAGCAGCACGCCTTCCTCGCTGCCCAGGTCGTACTGGCGCATGAAGGCTTCGATCGCCCCCTGGTCCTTGGCGCGCACGCGCACCCGGGCCACCAGGTCGGCGGCGGTGGCCTGCACCTGGGCCTGCTCGTCGGCCGGCAGACGCGCCTGGGCGAGCAGCTCGGTGACGTGACTGGCCTCATCCTTCATCCAGGCATCGGTAATTGCCTGGCGGAACGGGTTGGGCACGGGCGGCAGCTCGGGGCTGAGCAGGGCCGGGCGGGAAGCAGCAGCGGCGGCCGCTGCGGGGGGATGGGCGGAAGGTGCGGTCATGCCGGAAGGCTCGTGGAGAACTTGACCATTTTATGCGTTTTTTCGCCCCCGCAACATCTCCCCCGGGCCCCTTCCCATCCGCCGCATAGCCTTTCATAGAGGGGGATTTGGCCGATTCCGACAGTCCGTCAGGAACTGTGCTGAATTCGGCAAAACGGTTGCCGAGGTCATGCTGTGTTGCAACATTGCTGAAAATGTGAATGGACCCTTGCGGCTCGCGCGAGAGCAGGGCTACCATCGAGACGCGTCCCCCACGGGCGCTCGATACCGGCGCGTGTGGAGGCCCTGCCTGCACCCGACGTCCAGAAGGCTTGCTCGCGGCCAGCGATGGCTGCAACCGACGACGCTAAGGGTCTAGGCAATGAAGCAACGCAGAAAGTGGGGTACGACGTTTGCAAAGGCAGTGGGGTTCGGGGGCGCGTTGAGCGCACCGGTATTGGCGTTGGCCCAGTCGGCCGACCCCAAGCCGTGGCAGCTGAACATGGGCAAGGGGGTCACCCAGAGCTCGCGGCTGGCCTGGGAATCCAACATGTTTTCCCTGTGGGTATGCACCATCATCGGCGTGCTGGTCTTCGGCGCGATGGGCTACGCCATCTTCAAATTCCGCAAGTCCAAGGGCGCGGTCGCTGCCACCTTCAGCCACAACACCAAGGCCGAGATCATCTGGACGGTGATTCCCGTGCTGATCCTGGTGGTGATGGCGTGGCCGGCCACGGCCAACCTGATCAAGTTCTACGACACCCGTGATTCGGAAATGACCGTCAAGGTCACCGGTTACCAGTGGATGTGGAAGTACGAATACCTGGGCCAGGACGTCGCTTTCACCAGCCGCCTGGACCGTGAATCCGACCGCGTCCGCCAGAGCGGGCAGGTGCCGGACCGCAACAGCCACCCGCATTACCTGCTGGATGTCGACAACCGTCTGGTGCTGCCGGTCGACACCAAGGTGCGCTTCGTCATCACCTCCGACGACGTGATCCACGCGTGGTGGGTGCCCGCGCTGGGCTGGAAGCAGGACGCCATTCCGGGCTTCATCAACGAAGCCTGGACCAACATCGAGCAGGTCGGCGTGTATCGCGGGCAATGCGCGGAGTTGTGCGGCAAGGACCATGGGTTCATGCCGATCGTGGTGGAGGCGGTGTCCAAAGAAGACTTCCAGAAGTGGTTGGCGGAGAAGCGGCCCAAGGCGGCGGAACCCGCGCCAGCGACAGCACCGGCAGCACCGGCCGAAGCGCCCGTGCCGGCAGAAGCGCCGGCCCCGGCACCGGCCCCGGAAAAAGTCTGACTTCCCATCGCGCGCGCCGCACGGCGCGCGTCGCTACCAGCGGAACCAATGAGGTGTAGTGGCAATGGCGCATACCGCAGTTGATCACGACGGGCATCACGGTCATCAACAGGGCTTCTTCGAGCGTTGGTTGTTCTCGACCAACCACAAGGACATCGGCACCCTGTATCTGATTTTCAGCTTCATCATGTTCATCATCGGCGCGGCGATGAGCGTCATCATCCGCGCCGAGCTGATGCAGCCTGGGCTGCAGTTCGTCAAGCCGGAAACCTTCAACCAGCTCACCACCGTGCATGCACTGGTGATGATCTTCGGCGGTGTCATGCCGGCCTTCGTCGGCCTCGCCAACTGGATGGTGCCGCTGCAGATCGGCGCGCCGGACATGGCCCTGCCGCGCATGAACAACTGGTCGTTCTGGTTGCTGCCGGTGGCCTTCAGCCTGCTGCTGATGACCTTCCTGCTGCCCGGCGGCGCACCCGCCGGTGGTTGGACCCTGTACCCGCCACTGTCGCTGCAGGGCGGCTACAACGTCGCCTTCACCGTGTTCGCCATCCATGTGGCGGGCATCAGTTCGATCATGGGCGCGATCAACATCATCGCCACCGTGCTCAACATGCGCGCGCCCGGCATCGACCTGCTGAAGATGCCGATCTTCTGCTGGGCCTGGCTGATCACCGCCTTCCTGCTGATCGCGGTGATGCCGGTGCTGGCCGGTGCGGTCACCATGCTGCTTACCGACAAGTTCTTCGGCACCAGCTTCTTCAATGCCGCCGGTGGCGGTGACCCGGTGATGTTCCAGCACATCTTCTGGTTCTTCGGTCACCCCGAGGTGTACATCATGATCCTGCCCGCCTTCGGCGTGGTCAGCGAGATCATTCCCACCTTCAGCCGCAAGCCGCTGTTCGGCTACCAGGCCATGGTCTACGCCATCGCCGCCATCGCCTTCCTGTCGTTCATCGTGTGGGCGCATCACATGTTCACGGTGGGCATGCCGCTGGGGGGCGAGATCTACTTCATGTTCGCCACCATGCTCATCTCCATTCCCACCGGGGTGAAGGTGTTCAACTGGGTCAGCACCATGTGGCGCGGCTCACTCACCTTTGAAGCGCCGATGCTGTGGTCGGTGGCCTTCGTCATCCTGTTCACCATCGGCGGCTTCTCCGGGCTGATGCTGGCCATCGTGGTCGCCGACTTCCAGTACCACGACACCTATTTCGTGGTGGCGCACTTCCACTACGTGCTGGTCACCGGCGCGGTGTTCGCGCTGATTGCCGCGGTGTATTACTGGTGGCCGAAATGGACCGGGCGCATGTACAGCGAGAAGTGGGCCCAGGTGCACTTCTGGTGGACCATTGTGTTCGTCAACCTGCTGTTCTTCCCGCAGCACTTCCTCGGCCTGGCCGGCATGCCACGCCGCATTCCCGACTACAGCGTCGCCTTCGCGGACTGGAACCTGATCAGCTCGATCGGCGCGTTCGGCATGTTCGTCACCCCGTTCATGATGGCCGCGATCCTGATCGCCTCGTTGCGCAATGGGGAAAAGGCGGCGGACCGTTCCTGGGAAGGTGCGCGCGGACTGGAATGGACGGTGCCGTCACCGGCTCCGGCGCATACCTTCACCGTGCCGCCGGTCATCCGTCCGGGTGATCTGGCCCACGACGACGTCACCCACTGAGGTTGCCGATGAACACCACGCCTTCCGGATTCGATGACCTGGCCCTGCGCCGCCGCCGCGCCCGTCGTACCGCGATGGTGGTCGGTGCCGTGGCCGTGGCCGTGTACCTCGGTTTCATTCTGAGCGGGGTGATCGGCCGGTGAGCGAGGTGCAGCCCGCCAAGACGTCACCCACCGCCGGACTGCCGCGCCTGATCGCGGTGGTAGTGGCGGTGTTCGTGCTGACGTTCTCGCTGGTGCCGCTGTACCGCATTGCCTGCGAGAAGATCTTCGGCGTGCGTCTGGAGCGTGGGCCCGGCAGCGACATGGCCGGCACCGCCGTCGGCAAGCAGCGCACCGTGCGGGTGGAGTTCGACGGCGGCGTCAACTCGCACCTGCCGTGGGCCTTCCATCCCGAACAGCTGAGCATGGATGTGGTGCCCGGCGAGCTCAACGAAGCGCTGTACTTCGCCCGCAACGACAGCGACCACGCGCTGGTCGGCAGTGCGGTGCCTTCCGTGGCACCGGCCAAGGCCTCCGGCTACTTCAGCAAGACCGAATGCTTCTGCTTCACCGCGCAGACCCTGCAGGCGGGTGAAAAGCGCGACATGCCGGTGCGTTTCATCGTCGACCCGGATCTTCCGGCCAACGTGACCACCATCACCCTGTCCTACACCTTCTACAAGAACGATGCGCTGAGCGCGCAGCTGGTCGCGGCCCCGCCGCCGGCCACTGCCCGTTCCGCGCCCTGACCGTCTTACGGATACCGACCATGGCCCAGCACAGTCCCGACGCCAACGTGTACTTCGTACCCACGCACAGCAAGTGGCCCTTCATCGGCTCCATCGCGATGATGGTGACCATGGTCGGCGTGGCCAGCTGGCTCAACGACGCCGGCTGGGGCAAGTGGACCTTCTACGTCGGCCTGGCGATGCTGGTACTGACCCTGTTCTGGTGGTTCAGCGACGTCGTGCGCGAATCCCAGGCCGGGCACTACAACCGCCAGGTGGACGGCTCGTTCCGCATGGGCATGGTGTGGTTCATCTTCTCCGAAGTGATGTTCTTCGGTGCCTTCTTCGGCGCGCTGTTCTACACCCGCACCCTCGGCCTGGCCTGGCTGGGCGGCGAGGGCGACGGGGTGATGACCAACGAACTGCTCTGGGACGGTTACTCGGCCGCGTGGCCGACCAACGGCCCGGCCGGCATCGGCGGCCACTTCCAGACCATTCCGGCCTGGGGTCTGCCGCTGATCAACACGCTGATCCTGCTCACCTCCGGTGTGACCCTCACCATCGCCCACCATGCGCTCAAGGCCGGCCATCGCCGCCAGCTGCTGGTGTGGCTGGGCATCACCGTCGCCTTGGGTCTGTTCTTCCTGACCCTGCAGGCCGAGGAGTACATCCACGCCTACAAGGAGCTCAACCTGACCCTGGGTTCGGGCATCTATGGGTCGACCTTCTTCATGCTCACCGGCTTCCACGGCGCGCACGTGCTGCTGGGTACCATCATGCTGGCGGTGATGTGGCTGCGCGCGGCCAAGGGCCATTTCACCCGCGACAATCATTTCGGCTTCGAAGCCGCCGCGTGGTACTGGCACTTCGTCGACGTGGTCTGGCTGATGCTGTTCCTGTTCGTCTACGTGCTGTAGCGCAGGTGCGGAAGGATCAGCCGCCGATCCCGTGCGGCTTGATCCAGCCGGTGTAGATGCCGATCGCCACCAGTGCGATCAGCGCCACCGACAGCGCAATGCGGCGGGTGAGTGCATTGACGGTGCGCTTGGTCTGGCCCCGGTCCACCAGCAGGTAGTACAGCCCTGCGCCCAGATTCCAGACGATGACGATCAGAAACGCGATTACCAGCAGGGTCTTCAACGAATCATTCATGCGCGGCTCGAGGGCAGGGCGGGTTGACGTAGTTCACCGCGTTTGCGCCCGATTGTCATGATGCGCCAGCACACGCGCCTGATCGGCTGGGTGGCTGCCGTAGGGGTGATGGCGGTGTTCTGCCTGCTCGGCCGCTGGCAGCTGCAGCGGATGGAGCAGAAGCAGGCGCTGCTGGATCAGGAAGTCCCCGCCCGAGCACAGACGCTGGCGTTGGGACCCGCCTTGGTCGCGCCGCCGCAGCTGCGCTGGGTGGAGGACCATGGGCAATTCCTGGCCGGAACCGTGTTGCTGGACAACCAGATGCGGGAAGGCCGCGCCGGGCTGAAGGTGTATCAGCCGTTCCGCAGTGACAGCGGTGCGGTGGTGCTGGTGGATCTGGGCTGGTTGCCGATGCCGGCGGACCGTACGTTGCCGGTGATTGCCCCGCGCGAGGGACCGGCTCAGCTGGCTGGGCTGCTGGCTCCGCCGCCTGCGCCGGGGCTGGCGGTGGGTCCGGCGATGACTGCTGCCAAGCAGCCGGGGGTCTGGCTGGCCAGCCGGATGCCGCCGCAGGAGGTGGCGGCGGTGCTGAAGCTGCCGGGCGCGCTGCCTTATTCGGTGTTGCGGCTGGACCCGGCCTTGCCGGGTGGGTATGTCCGTGACCTGGAGCTGCTGCCCAACACCATGCCGCCAAGTCGGCACCTCGGGTATGCCGTGCAGTGGTTCGGGCTGGCGTTGACCGTGCTGGTGGTCGCGCTTGTGCTCGAGTGGCGTCGCCGCAAGCCCCCGTAGAGCCGGGCTTGCCCGGCTGGCTCTTCGCGACCACCCCCGCCCCCCCCCTCCCATCCCCCCTCAACATGCGAAAATCCCGCCCATGAACGCCATCACCCCGGAACAGCTCAAAGCCCGCAACCGCGGCCGCTGGACCCTGGTCGCCCTGTTCGGCCTGTTCTTCGGGGCCATGGCGCTGGCCGGGCTGCTGCGCTTCTCCGGCTGGCAGCCCACCGCCCACCGCAACACCGGGCAGATGATCGAACCGCACCTGGACGTACGCGCGCTGCCGCCCACCCTCGCCAGCGGCCAGCCCTACCCGTGGAAGTCCGATTCCCAGGTCTGGCGCATCCTCGTCGCCCCGTCACTTGGCTGCGCCGCCGAGTGCGTCACTTTGTCGCAGGACTTGGCCAAGGTGTGGCAGCTGTTCGGGCATAGGGCCGATAATGTCGAGATCCTGTGGCTGGGTACGCCGCCGGCCGAGGTCCAGGGCCTGCCCGCCCTGCGCGCGCTGCAGCCCCAGCCGGAGCTGCGCGCCGTGTTGCCGGGTGTGGACGATGCCGCCGGCACGCCTGTGTATGTGGTCGACCCGAACGGGTTCGTGCTCATGCGGTATGCGCCGGGATTCGAACTGGCCGGTCTGCGCAAGGACATGGCCACGCTGTTGAAACTGAAGTGAGTTCCGTTTGATGAACCCCACCGCGCGCCCGGCGCTGCACCGTAATTTCCACCGTCTGGCGTGGTTCGCCCTGATCATGACGGCCAGCACCATCATGTTCGGCTCCTTCGTGCGCCTGTCTGATGCCGGCTTGAGCTGCCCGGACTGGCCGACCTGCTATGGCCGCGCCACCTGGCCGCAGCATGCCGCTGAAGTGGCCGACCACGCCGCCACCCAGATCCGCCCGCTGGAAACCCACAAGGCCTGGCGCGAGCAGGTGCACCGTTTCCTGGCCGGCGCGCTGGGTATCGAGATCCTCACCCTGGCGCTGCTCGCCACCCGCCGCCGTCGCTGGGGCAGTACCGCCGTGGTCACCGCCTGCGTGCTGGTGGCGGCCGGCATTCCGCTGTACATGATGGGTCACCACGTGCCCGCCAGCATCATCGCCGTGCTTGGCGAGGTGATCCTGCTGATCGCCGCGCTGCGCTGGAACAACATCGACCTCTCACGCGCGGCCCTGCTCACGCTGGCGGTGGTGATCTTCCAGGCCCTGCTGGGCATGTGGACGGTCACCCTGCTGCTCAAACCGATCGTGGTCATGGGCCATCTGCTCGGCGGCATGCTGATGTTCGGGCTGCTGGTGTGGATGGCATGGCGTGCCACGCACATGCCGATCACCCTGGTTGAAGCGCCCACATTGAAGAACCTGTTGCGCGTCGGCGTAGCCGTGCTGGTGGTGCAGATTGCGCTGGGCGGCTGGGTCAGCGCCAACTACGCCGCGCTCGCCTGCGGCGGCGGCAGCGCCTCGCTGGACAACTTCCCGCGCTGCGTCAGCCAGTGGTGGCCGCCGCACAACTTCCAGGAAGGCTTCACCCTGTGGCGCGGCATCGGTGTGGATTACGAAGGGGGCGTCCTCGACGGAGCCTCGCGTATCGCCATCCAGATGGCGCATCGCATGTTCGCGGTGATCGTCGCCGTGTACTTACTGTGGCTCTCGTTCCGCCTGTTCCGCCTGCCGAGCATGCGTGGCTGGGCGACGGCCCTGGGTGTGCTGGTCGTCCTGCAGATCACCCTGGGCATCCTGAACGTGAAGCTGGCGCTGCCGCTGGAAGTGGCTGTCGCGCACAGCGGTGGCGCGGTGGCGTTGCTGTTCGTGCTGGTCACCCTGTTGGCGCGGATGCGTGCGCCGGACGCAGAAGGCGGCCGACCAACGGTCGGCGCTACCGAAACTGCGGCGGGTACTTCGCCATGAGCATCAGGCAGTACTGGGATCTCACCAAGCCCAAAGTCGTCGCCCTGATCGTGTTCACCGCACTGGTGGGCATGTTCCTCGCCATTCCCGGTCTGCCGACCGCGCAGCAGGCGCTGACCGGCGCGCTGGGCTTCCTGGGCATCTGGCTGGCCGCTTCCGCCGCCGCGGCCATCAACCAGCTGCTGGACGCGCAGATCGACGCGCAGATGGCGCGCACCTCGTGGCGCCCGCTGGTGGTGGGCAAGGTCAAGCCGTGGCAGGTGCTGGTGTTCGCCAGCGTGCTGATCGTACTGTCGATGACCATCCTGGTGATGTGGGTGAACGTCATCACCGCCGTGCTGACTTTCGCCTCGCTGATCGGCTACGCGGTGATCTACACCGTGTACCTCAAGCGTGCCACCTCGCAGAACATCGTCATCGGCGGACTCGCCGGGGCTACCCCGCCGATGCTCGGCTGGGCGGCCATCACCGGCATGCAGGGCCCGATGGACTGGGTGTATGCCTCGCTGCTGGTGCTGATCATCTTCATCTGGACCCCGCCGCATTTCTGGGCATTGGCCATCTTCCGCCGCGAAGACTATGCGAAGGCCAAGATCCCGATGCTGCCGGTCACTCACGGCGTGGCGTACACCCGCAAGTCGATCCTGGTGTATTCGATCGCGTTGGCGATTGTCGCCATCCTGCCGGTCGTCGTCGGCATGAGCGGGCTGTTCTACCTCGGCGGCGCGGTGGTGTTGAACGCCGTGTTCGTCTGGTACGCCTGGCGCATGCTCAACCCGCCGGACGAGCTGTTCTCGATGAAGATGTTCGGCTATTCCATCGTCTACCTGATGGCGCTGTTCGCCTTCCTGATGGTCGACCACTGGATGCTGCCCTGGTTGTAAGGGCACGCGCGTACGCGATGCGCGCTGTGCACGTGATCTTCGGGACGTGCATGGTGCTCCCGACGTTCGGGATCTTCGGGGCGTGCGGTGGTGGGCGTTGGTAGGGTCGCACGACAGTCGACCGCCGATGACGGCACATCGCCCGGTGGGGCATGACCGCGGAACGGAGGCATTTGCCCGATGGGGTCCATGCGCCAGCGTGCCGATCACCGTTATCGGCAGGCGTCTATCGACCGCCTCTACCAGTGCCATCATTGCGGCGTGCATCCATGCCCGTGCCACGCCGCGGCTGTGCCGTGGTGATGCGGCCGCGCATATGCAATGCGATTACGACACGAATCCCAGATCCTGCGCCAGCACGGCCGATCGCACAACGAGCACCGGGCGTCATCCTCTGTCGCATTGAACCCATCTACGCGTAGGAAACATCCGCGACCGACCCCAAGAGTCGAAAGTCGTCGCATCAGCTGTACGCATTTCCAACTTCCGTCGACGTCCAGACCCTAGAATCGAATCCGCGAAATCCTTCTCGCGCTATCGAATGGACTCCTCATGAATTCGCTGAAACTCCCCCTTCTGATTGCCGGCTGCCTGCTCAGTGCTTCGATTCACGCCGCTCAGGATGACGTTGATGACGTAGGAAAATGGCTCAACGAGCGCACCATGCAGGCAGCGCGAGAAGACAGTGCCCCAGGTCCGGCCAGTGCCGAGCGCGAAGGTACTTACCGCGTGATTCCATTGGCCGAACTGGAAGCGCCGGAGGAAGTCAAACAGGGTTTCCGCGACGAGATCGCGCAGAGCAAGGTGAAGGTGAAGCGCGCCTCCGTTGGCGAAATTCCATCAGTCGCCGAGATGACCGCGTCGCTGCCCAAGGTCGTGCTCGCAAGCGAAGCGCTGCGCAGCCGATTGCGCTCACC is part of the Stenotrophomonas oahuensis genome and encodes:
- a CDS encoding COX15/CtaA family protein, with product MNPTARPALHRNFHRLAWFALIMTASTIMFGSFVRLSDAGLSCPDWPTCYGRATWPQHAAEVADHAATQIRPLETHKAWREQVHRFLAGALGIEILTLALLATRRRRWGSTAVVTACVLVAAGIPLYMMGHHVPASIIAVLGEVILLIAALRWNNIDLSRAALLTLAVVIFQALLGMWTVTLLLKPIVVMGHLLGGMLMFGLLVWMAWRATHMPITLVEAPTLKNLLRVGVAVLVVQIALGGWVSANYAALACGGGSASLDNFPRCVSQWWPPHNFQEGFTLWRGIGVDYEGGVLDGASRIAIQMAHRMFAVIVAVYLLWLSFRLFRLPSMRGWATALGVLVVLQITLGILNVKLALPLEVAVAHSGGAVALLFVLVTLLARMRAPDAEGGRPTVGATETAAGTSP
- the cyoE gene encoding heme o synthase, with protein sequence MSIRQYWDLTKPKVVALIVFTALVGMFLAIPGLPTAQQALTGALGFLGIWLAASAAAAINQLLDAQIDAQMARTSWRPLVVGKVKPWQVLVFASVLIVLSMTILVMWVNVITAVLTFASLIGYAVIYTVYLKRATSQNIVIGGLAGATPPMLGWAAITGMQGPMDWVYASLLVLIIFIWTPPHFWALAIFRREDYAKAKIPMLPVTHGVAYTRKSILVYSIALAIVAILPVVVGMSGLFYLGGAVVLNAVFVWYAWRMLNPPDELFSMKMFGYSIVYLMALFAFLMVDHWMLPWL